A single Paenibacillus kribbensis DNA region contains:
- a CDS encoding SDR family NAD(P)-dependent oxidoreductase, producing MRKTVLITGVSGGIGKELADRFAKDGFNLVLVARSEGKLLELAKEYRKKHGIQATVIAKDVASHGVPEEIFAELKEKGIVVDYLVNNAGFGLYGTFLETKLEQETNMIDVNIKALTIMTKLFLPDMVKRGQGGVMNVASLVAFFPGPMMSIYYATKAYVLSFTEALENELSGTGVTVTALCPGLTSTGFVDRSGMGDSKLFQSGAIMEAGQVAEEGYRGFLRGKTIIIPGARNRLMSLIPRLLPRKLVTRMVRSTQNRTGH from the coding sequence ATGAGAAAAACTGTACTTATCACGGGAGTATCGGGCGGGATTGGTAAAGAGTTGGCGGATCGTTTCGCCAAGGATGGATTTAATTTAGTACTGGTGGCGCGTAGTGAGGGGAAGCTTTTGGAGCTTGCGAAGGAATATCGGAAAAAACATGGCATCCAAGCGACGGTCATCGCCAAGGATGTCGCGTCACACGGCGTACCGGAGGAGATTTTCGCGGAGCTCAAGGAGAAGGGGATCGTCGTTGACTATCTTGTCAATAATGCCGGCTTCGGTTTGTACGGGACATTTTTGGAGACGAAGTTGGAGCAAGAGACGAATATGATTGATGTCAATATAAAGGCTCTGACGATTATGACGAAGCTGTTCTTGCCAGATATGGTCAAACGGGGTCAAGGGGGCGTGATGAATGTGGCTTCATTGGTGGCTTTTTTTCCGGGACCTATGATGTCGATTTACTACGCGACGAAGGCGTATGTGCTGTCGTTCACCGAGGCTCTTGAAAACGAGCTGAGCGGCACGGGTGTGACTGTGACGGCGCTATGTCCGGGACTTACGTCAACCGGCTTCGTTGATCGTTCGGGTATGGGTGATTCGAAACTGTTCCAGAGTGGTGCTATCATGGAGGCGGGTCAGGTGGCTGAGGAAGGGTATCGAGGCTTCTTACGCGGCAAGACAATCATCATACCAGGGGCTCGAAACCGATTAATGTCGCTCATTCCGAGGTTGCTGCCACGCAAATTGGTGACTCGTATGGTTAGATCCACACAAAACAGAACGGGACACTGA
- a CDS encoding TetR/AcrR family transcriptional regulator: MSRNKEFDETEVLDKAMRLFWEQGYEKTSMTDLVKHMGIHRRSLYDTFGDKHTLFLMALDRYDSKISASLSRGVKRSKTAMEALQSVVGILICGGEDSPSGCLMVNSAVELAARDADVNDKSTEAFTKAEQLLKEIILWGQREGEFTSDYDAGELAEYLHNVGVGLRSMARTSIPREKLHRIANISMRTLEK; the protein is encoded by the coding sequence ATGTCAAGAAATAAGGAGTTTGATGAAACCGAGGTATTGGATAAGGCGATGCGGCTATTTTGGGAACAGGGCTACGAGAAGACCTCCATGACAGATCTGGTTAAGCATATGGGAATCCATCGCAGAAGCTTATATGACACATTTGGAGACAAACATACGCTTTTTCTGATGGCGCTGGATCGTTATGACAGTAAAATCAGTGCTTCTCTTTCAAGAGGAGTTAAACGCTCCAAAACTGCTATGGAAGCACTCCAATCTGTTGTTGGCATCCTGATCTGTGGGGGAGAGGACTCGCCTTCAGGCTGCTTAATGGTAAATTCGGCGGTGGAGTTGGCTGCGCGCGATGCCGATGTTAATGACAAGTCTACTGAGGCGTTCACAAAAGCAGAGCAACTGCTCAAGGAAATAATCCTTTGGGGGCAGCGGGAAGGTGAATTCACCTCTGATTACGACGCCGGGGAATTGGCGGAATATCTGCATAATGTAGGGGTTGGGTTGAGGAGTATGGCAAGAACCTCGATTCCCAGAGAGAAACTTCACCGTATAGCCAACATATCAATGAGGACTTTAGAAAAATAA